Proteins encoded in a region of the Streptomyces sp. NBC_00513 genome:
- a CDS encoding glycoside hydrolase family 3 protein — protein sequence MTVLAHHTDTLTRDALAVLQPGFEGTTAPAWLLRRVGEGLTAVGLFGRNITSPDQLSALTAQLRAERDDVLVAIDEEGGDVTRLEVRGGSSFPGNLALGAVDDTGLTRDVARELGRRLAECGVNLNWAPSADVNSNPDNPVIGVRSFGADTDLAARHTAAYVEGLQAAGVAACTKHFPGHGDTNVDSHHALPRIDADLDTLTARELVPFKAAIEAGTKAVMSAHILVPALDPTRPATLSPRILTGLLRKELGYEGLIVTDGMEMHAIAGTYGIERGSVLAIAAGADAICVGGGLADEATVLALRDALVAAVREGTLPEERLADAAARVRALAEWTRRSRAAVTDAGAREGNAPDIGLTAARRAVVVSGAPTPVTAPYVATLAPVANIAVGDETPWGVAAELAELLPGTRSGVYPQGTGAGDVLAAAGDRTVVAVVRDAHRHPWMIEALDALVAARPDTVVVEMGLPRAEPRGALYIATHGASRVCGRAAAEVIAGV from the coding sequence ATGACTGTCCTTGCGCACCACACCGACACCCTCACCCGGGACGCCCTCGCGGTGCTCCAGCCCGGCTTCGAGGGCACCACCGCCCCCGCCTGGCTGCTGCGCCGGGTCGGCGAGGGCCTCACCGCCGTCGGCCTCTTCGGCCGCAACATCACCTCGCCCGACCAGCTCTCCGCGCTGACCGCGCAACTGCGCGCCGAGCGCGACGACGTGCTGGTCGCCATCGACGAGGAGGGCGGCGACGTCACCCGCCTGGAGGTCCGGGGCGGCTCGTCCTTCCCCGGCAACCTGGCCCTCGGCGCGGTGGACGACACCGGGCTGACCCGTGACGTCGCCCGGGAGCTGGGTCGCCGGCTCGCCGAGTGCGGGGTCAACCTCAACTGGGCGCCCTCCGCCGACGTCAACTCCAACCCGGACAACCCGGTCATCGGCGTGCGGTCCTTCGGCGCCGACACCGACCTCGCCGCCCGCCACACCGCCGCGTACGTCGAGGGCCTCCAGGCCGCCGGCGTCGCCGCCTGCACCAAGCACTTCCCGGGCCACGGCGACACCAACGTCGACTCGCACCACGCGCTGCCCCGCATCGACGCGGACCTCGACACCCTGACGGCGCGTGAACTCGTACCGTTCAAGGCCGCCATCGAGGCCGGCACGAAGGCCGTCATGAGCGCGCACATCCTGGTGCCCGCCCTCGACCCGACCCGCCCGGCCACGCTGAGTCCGCGCATCCTGACGGGGCTGCTGCGCAAGGAACTCGGCTACGAGGGCCTGATCGTCACCGACGGCATGGAGATGCACGCCATCGCCGGCACGTACGGCATCGAGCGCGGCTCGGTCCTGGCCATCGCCGCGGGCGCCGACGCGATCTGCGTCGGCGGCGGGCTCGCCGACGAGGCGACCGTGCTCGCCCTGCGCGACGCGCTGGTCGCCGCCGTCCGCGAGGGCACGCTGCCCGAGGAGCGGCTCGCCGACGCCGCCGCCCGGGTCCGCGCCCTCGCCGAGTGGACCCGCCGATCCCGGGCCGCCGTCACCGATGCGGGCGCGCGGGAGGGGAACGCGCCCGACATCGGCCTGACGGCGGCCCGCAGGGCGGTGGTCGTGAGCGGTGCGCCGACTCCCGTCACCGCCCCGTACGTCGCCACGCTCGCACCCGTCGCGAACATCGCGGTGGGCGACGAGACCCCGTGGGGCGTCGCGGCGGAACTGGCCGAGCTGCTCCCGGGCACCCGCTCGGGCGTGTACCCGCAGGGCACCGGCGCCGGGGACGTCCTGGCGGCGGCGGGGGACCGCACCGTCGTCGCGGTCGTCCGGGACGCGCACCGGCACCCGTGGATGATCGAGGCCCTGGACGCGCTGGTCGCGGCCCGCCCCGACACGGTGGTGGTCGAGATGGGCCTGCCGCGCGCCGAGCCGCGCGGGGCGCTGTACATCGCGACGCACGGCGCCTCACGGGTGTGCGGACGGGCCGCCGCGGAGGTCATCGCGGGCGTGTAG
- the nagB gene encoding glucosamine-6-phosphate deaminase, which translates to MEVVIVPDAKAGGELIAEAMAALVRRKPDALLGVATGSTPLPVYEALAAKVEAGLVDASKARVCQLDEYVGLPAGHPESYRAVVLREVVAPLGLTESSFMGPDGSAQDVQAACVAYDEALAAAGGVDLQLLGIGTDGHIGFNEPCSSLASRTRIKTLTEQTRVDNARFFDNDMDQVPHHVITQGIGTILDARHLVLLATGEGKAEAVAQTVEGPLSALVPASALQLHRHATVVVDEAAASKLKLADYFRHTYANKPSWQGL; encoded by the coding sequence GTGGAAGTTGTCATCGTCCCGGACGCCAAGGCAGGCGGCGAGCTCATCGCGGAGGCCATGGCCGCCCTGGTCCGCCGCAAGCCCGACGCCCTGCTCGGCGTGGCGACCGGCTCTACCCCGCTGCCCGTCTACGAGGCCCTCGCGGCCAAGGTGGAGGCCGGCCTGGTCGACGCCTCGAAGGCCCGCGTCTGTCAGCTCGACGAGTACGTCGGCCTGCCGGCCGGCCACCCCGAGTCCTACCGCGCGGTCGTGCTCCGCGAGGTCGTCGCACCCCTCGGGCTCACCGAGTCCTCGTTCATGGGGCCGGACGGGTCCGCCCAGGACGTCCAGGCGGCCTGTGTGGCCTACGACGAGGCGCTGGCCGCCGCCGGCGGTGTGGACCTCCAGCTGCTCGGCATCGGCACGGACGGGCACATCGGCTTCAACGAGCCGTGCTCCAGCCTCGCCTCCCGCACCCGGATCAAGACGCTGACCGAGCAGACCCGCGTGGACAACGCGCGCTTCTTCGACAACGACATGGACCAGGTCCCGCACCACGTCATCACCCAGGGCATCGGCACCATCCTCGACGCCCGCCACCTGGTCCTGCTGGCCACCGGCGAGGGCAAGGCCGAGGCCGTCGCGCAGACGGTCGAGGGTCCGCTGTCCGCGCTCGTCCCCGCGTCCGCGCTCCAACTGCACCGGCACGCCACGGTCGTCGTGGACGAGGCCGCCGCGTCCAAGCTGAAGCTGGCGGACTACTTCCGCCACACGTACGCCAACAAGCCCTCCTGGCAGGGTCTGTAG